The following proteins are co-located in the Macadamia integrifolia cultivar HAES 741 chromosome 3, SCU_Mint_v3, whole genome shotgun sequence genome:
- the LOC122073029 gene encoding homeotic protein knotted-1-like — MEEYNNNNNQVSENNNNNNSTSRRGCSFLYGGGGPPVLAPNSSSVYGRSSSSSDQEHVTHAQLPMNSFHHHQSGECFISEAPPIVKTEASGGGGSQYNQEFHYASAAARGGGGDGGGGNGSSSEAEAIKAKIIAHPQYSNLLEAYMECQKVGAPPEVVARLTAVHRELETRHRSSVICRDSSVDPELDQFMEAYYDMLVKYREELMRPIQEAMEFMRRVEAQLTTLTHGSIRNFSSDEKCEGVGSSEEDQDNSGGETEPPEIDPRAEDRELKNHLLKKYSGYLSSLKQELSKKKKKGKLPKDARQKLLNWWELHYKWPYPSETEKVALAESTGLDQKQINNWFINQRKRHWKPSEDMQFVVMDGLHAQNTALYMEGHFMSDGSYRLGP; from the exons ATGGaggaatataataataataataatcaagtgagtgagaataataataataataatagtacgAGCAGAAGAGGGTGTAGTTTCTTATATGGTGGAGGAGGTCCTCCTGTTCTTGCACCCAATTCATCATCAGTGTATGGAAGAAGTAGCAGTTCCTCCGATCAGGAGCACGTCACTCATGCCCAGCTTCCAATGAACTCtttccatcatcatcaatcGGGTGAGTGCTTTATCTCTGAAGCTCCTCCGATCGTAAAGACCGAAGCGAGCGGCGGCGGTGGCTCTCAATATAACCAGGAATTTCATTATGCCTCAGCCGCTgctagaggaggaggaggagatggtGGAGGAGGGAACGGGAGCTCAAGCGAAGCTGAAGCCATTAAGGCTAAGATCATTGCCCATCCTCAGTATTCAAACCTTCTCGAAGCTTACATGGAATGTCAAAAG GTAGGAGCTCCACCAGAAGTGGTAGCTCGGCTCACGGCTGTTCATCGGGAGCTGGAAACACGGCACCGATCATCCGTCATTTGCAGAGATTCTTCAGTGGATCCGGAACTCGATCAGTTCATG GAAGCCTACTATGATATGCTGGTGAAGTATAGGGAGGAGCTGATGAGGCCTATACAAGAGGCCATGGAATTCATGCGGAGGGTCGAGGCGCAGCTTACTACGCTCACTCATGGCTCTATCAGGAATTTTTCctcag ATGAGAAATGTGAAGGTGTAGGTTCATCTGAAGAAGATCAAGACAACAGTGGGGGAGAAACGGAGCCCCCTGAGATTGATCCACGGGCTGAAGATAGGGAATTAAAGAATCACCTGTTGAAGAAGTATAGTGGCTACTTAAGCAGCCTCAAGCAGGAACTttctaagaaaaagaagaaagggaaacttCCCAAGGATGCAAGGCAAAAGCTGCTTAATTGGTGGGAACTACACTACAAATGGCCATATCCATCG GAGACAGAGAAGGTTGCCTTGGCAGAATCAACTGGTTTGGATCAGAAGCAAATCAATAACTGGTTCATTAATCAGAGAAAAAGACACTGGAAACCATCTGAAGACATGCAATTTGTGGTTATGGATGGCCTACATGCCCAGAATACCGCTCTCTATATGGAGGGTCATTTCATGAGTGATGGTTCTTACCGTTTGGGCCCATGA